One part of the Pyruvatibacter sp. genome encodes these proteins:
- the pal gene encoding peptidoglycan-associated lipoprotein Pal produces MTSFGTGTFSGTGGRALKMALAGFAALLLAACSSDPEQPVVQTTTQPTAAPSGPTPGTQQDLVVNVGDRVFFDTDQSSLRADARATLQRQAAWMNQYPDVRVNLEGHADERGTREYNLALGARRANSAKDYLVSLGVAPSRIQTISFGKERPVALCSDESCWAQNRRAVTIVTQGAGS; encoded by the coding sequence ATGACTTCTTTCGGTACGGGGACTTTTTCCGGTACAGGCGGTCGCGCGTTGAAGATGGCGCTCGCCGGCTTTGCGGCTCTTCTGCTGGCTGCATGTAGCTCCGACCCTGAACAGCCGGTGGTGCAGACCACAACACAGCCGACGGCGGCGCCGTCGGGTCCGACACCGGGCACGCAGCAGGATCTTGTGGTCAATGTGGGGGACCGCGTGTTTTTCGACACCGACCAGTCTTCCCTGCGGGCTGACGCACGGGCGACGCTGCAGCGTCAGGCTGCGTGGATGAACCAGTACCCGGATGTGCGCGTGAACCTCGAAGGCCACGCGGATGAGCGCGGTACGCGCGAATACAACCTGGCACTGGGTGCGCGTCGTGCAAACTCCGCCAAGGATTATCTGGTGAGCCTGGGTGTTGCGCCGTCGCGCATCCAGACCATTTCGTTCGGCAAGGAACGCCCCGTGGCGCTTTGCTCTGACGAAAGCTGCTGGGCGCAGAACCGCCGGGCCGTCACCATTGTGACCCAGGGCGCAGGCTCTTAA